In Trichoderma asperellum chromosome 1, complete sequence, a single window of DNA contains:
- a CDS encoding uncharacterized protein (EggNog:ENOG41), which yields MKVTGIWVYPIKGLRGISLHNAHLGSQGVQYDRRFMLFKVKENGDLQKLQLDRFPACSRFIPEIVGDEVHVRYMPPEVPLVPSCPEQRVVLRVPLNPDLSGLGQQVINLHQALVNAYRMGDYFDKWFTACFGFETIFFYIGDERRPVLGTNSPRSQPVVAAVPPTQSWLPYLYSYVWGGSDKCQAESKPEPDWLAFADMAAYLVVTEKSLRNVNARFSNTTVDIVKFRPNIVVDGEVEFEEDFWAELSIGGRPVLALTKLCDRCTSLNVDYDTGRFGEGEKGMLLKKLMADRRVDMGAKWEPVFGKYAFLVDDLDGADISVGDEVAVTKRTVERPAADWPYKDKTIARFYRYV from the exons ATGAAAGTCACAGGA ATCTGGGTCTACCCTATCAAAGGACTTCGCGGCATATCGCTCCACAACGCTCACCTTGGCTCCCAAGGTGTGCAATATGACAGACGGTTCATGCTCTTCAAGGTCAAAGAGAATGGGGACCTGCAGAAGCTACAGCTTGATAGGTTTCCTGCATGCAGCCGCTTCATCCCAGAAATTGTAGGCGATGAGGTTCACGTTCGATATATGCCTCCAGAGGTGCCGCTGGTGCCATCATGCCCGGAACAGAGAGTCGTCCTCCGCGTGCCCCTGAATCCTGACTTATCGGGTCTCGGCCAGCAAGTGATCAACCTTCATCAGGCACTGGTCAATGCTTACCGTATGGGAGACTATTTTGATAAGTGGTTTACTGCTTGCTTCGGCTTCGAAACTATCTTCTTCTACATTGGCGATGAGCGTCGTCCAGTACTAGGCACCAACTCACCTAGAAGCCAGCCGGTGGTCGCTGCTGTACCCCCTACCCAGAGCTGGCTCCCTTATTTGTACAGCTATGTATGGGGCGGAAGTGATAAATGTCAGGCAGAGTCAAAGCCCGAGCCAGACTGGCTTGCTTTTGCCGATATGGCTGCCTATCTCGTCGTGACCGAGAAGTCGCTCAGAAATGTCAACGCGCGGTTCTCCAATACCACCGTGGATATTGTAAAGTTCCGTCCTAATATCGTTGTGGACGGCGAGGTCGAATTCGAAGAGGATTTCTGGGCCGAGCTGTCCATCGGCGGTCGCCCTGTCCTTGCCTTGACCAAGCTGTGCGACAGGTGCACCTCTCTCAACGTCGATTACGACACGGGCCGGTTCGGAGAAGGGGAGAAGGGTATGCTGCTCAAGAAGCTGATGGCAGATCGACGTGTCGACATGGGCGCCAAGTGGGAGCCTGTCTTCGGAAAATATGCCTTCCTGGTTGATGACTTGGATGGCGCTGACATTTCTGTCGGAGACGAAGTAGCTGTGACGAAGAGAACAGTCGAGAGACCAGCGGCTGACTGGCCGTACAAGGATAAGACGATTGCTCGCTTCTATCGTTATGTGTAA
- a CDS encoding uncharacterized protein (TransMembrane:2 (i31-51o57-77i)), whose translation MSPPVGSSRHIVGGKTIGSERRHRKRLRDSIQGVTIWFGMLSGTLYFIQSIVMPRQLPYMMSCIVFGAADTPSMALIK comes from the exons ATGTCACCTCCTGTAGGTTCCTCTAGGCACATAGTTGGGGGCAAGACGATAGGCAGTGAACGACG TCATCGCAAAAGACTCCGAGATTCGATCCAAGGAGTCA CCATTTGGTTTGGAAT GTTATCCGGGACGTTGTACTTTATACAGAGCATCGTAATGCCAAGACAGTTACCTTACATGAT GTCTTGCATAGTCTTCGGCGCCGCGGACACACCCTCTATGGCTTTGATCAAATAA
- a CDS encoding uncharacterized protein (EggNog:ENOG41~BUSCO:EOG092D4D32) produces the protein MRLYLLPVSTRRTLLYASRFVNPASSSSASTSASSPPGSSASPSSTTTSYIDRGADFAARKWAQWEKMERGWQRKVVDYGNHAFRRIPFQEWGLKSVPPLSARRRDDELRGRDKVELVFPPAAIPEHKAEGVLRTLATERQALHRQRLMWCFVGMPITAPLGLVPVIPNIPFFYLVYRAWSHWRAINGGRHVQWLIQNKLVQLSPSKDLDQLYTKDGQAPIEEPSGKEQMLITQKQIRDFSETLNLPTVEIELERAIWQVERALEKGEEEQTEKSEEKDKNS, from the exons ATGAGGCTCTACCTCCTCCCCGTCTCGACGAGACGCACCCTCCTCTACGCCAGCCGCTTCGTCAACCcagcatcgtcatcttcagcctCGACCTCGGCTTCATCCCCCCCCGGCTCCTCTGCCTCCCCCtccagcaccaccaccagctaCATCGACCGCGGCGCCGACTTCGCCGCCCGCAAATGGGCCCAatgggagaagatggagcgcGGCTGGCAGCGCAAAGTAGTCGACTACGGCAACCACGCCTTCCGCCGCATTCCCTTCCAGGAGTGGGGGCTCAAGTCCGTGCCGCCGCTGTCGGCTCGGCGCCGCGACGACGAGCTGCGGGGCCGGGACAAGGTCGAGCTGGTGTTCCCGCCGGCGGCGATCCCGGAGCACAAGGCTGAGGGCGTGCTGCGGACGCTGGCGACGGAGAGGCAGGCGCTGCATCGGCAGAGGCTGATGTGGTGCTTTGTGGGGATGCCCATTACGGCGCCGTTGGGGCTGGTGCCTGT AATCCCAAATATACCCTTCTTCTACCTCGTCTACCGCGCCTGGTCCCATTGGCGAGCCATCAACGGCGGCAGGCACGTCCAATGGCTAATCCAGAACAAGCTCGTCCAGCTCTCCCCCTCCAAGGACCTCGACCAGCTATACACAAAGGACGGCCAGGCTCCCATCGAGGAACCCTCCGGCAAGGAGCAGATGCTCATCACGCAGAAGCAGATACGCGACTTTTCAGAGACGCTCAACTTGCCCACCGTCGAGATTGAGCTGGAGAGGGCGATATGGCAGGTTGAGAGGGCGTTGGAGAAAGGGGAGGAAGAGCAGACTGAAAAGTCTGaagagaaggacaagaattCATGA
- a CDS encoding uncharacterized protein (EggNog:ENOG41~BUSCO:EOG092D0DNM) has translation MDPLSASGSSAIAAEEAPQQPQSPSYEPSAANSSPSTLPSQPSRHSRSVSVSSFTGSVSSRKSRYAEPGASDIHAERSSFSSSLHSANPLRGGRSWPYSRRHSAASEALTEELYLGESQQQLFDDDTPRMRPNPDSAGNHSALPEPALTTRSSFSDSYSVQSKRLSGTSLYSLASARGVIVGPSQSNRASEQGEPPRSVQGLMSSTKGSASAQPEAAVSNVTVTTSSANQSGHASPSNHSLAARDSQAHDLVRRNQRSETMRSSQPDRSRSRAKRRFSGSTAYSSQSPSSERGPHYREKEEAKPAPLGIIGICALDIKARSKPSRNILNRLIANREFDVVVFGDKTILDEEVENWPMCDYLISFYSDGFPLEKAIAYIKTRKPFCVNDVPMQKILWDRRACLRLLDKIQVRTPNRLEVTRDGGPEVLSPEMTKYIKEISGVSLEPADPENTLPPKKVELIDDGDVLSVDGALLKKPFVEKPISGEDHNIIIYFPKSSGGGGRRLFRKVGNKSSEYVPDLNIPRAITEPEGSYIYESFMEVDNAEDVKAYTVGPQYCHAETRKSPVVDGIVRRNTHGKELRYVTSLSTEEREVARKISTAFGQRVCGFDLLRASGKSYVIDVNGWSFVKDNEDYYEHCASILKDVFIKERLRRGITSPPVASPAPSSSEADPIARAGQTIEQGGSSTTAAQPIPVAKQSNRSSQAEQADQAESAIAPSNTASPTIQSTRTSVGQSTAGSPLMPQPLPPPAADITSPSVLSTTPASSKDASQSPAGALAQEEEEAEPSPPPPPPPKHSWKLKGMVSVIRHADRTPKQKYKFTFHTEPFIDLLKGHQEEVLLIGEPALASVIQAVDVAYLQGIEDREKLKSLRNVLVKKGSWAGTKVQIKPMFRKKKPLQVPESEEAPMAASQTGESTPLNPGGDTEPTPEGRSSKRHDSVSEVTMSKFTAAEESLVLDKLQLIVKWGGEPTHSARYQSQELGENMRNDLMLLNRDILDEVHVYSSSERRVTASAQIWACSFLGQKELPEDFITIRKDLLDDSNAAKDETDKVKKKLKGLLREGNDRPAQFAWPENMPEPSEVQNRVVQLMNFHRRVMQYNYGKLYPSNAATSLGAISNPSSEKLNGEGSSTSLSSALSQANAVNNIQPRWCCGEDADLFRERWEKLFTEFCDAEKVDPSKISELYDTMKFDALHNRQFLEWVFTPPRSMLEEEYGVKDGKTAKDSEEAKTAVADDGKTSSGTSPDNSDKTEGSSRSATVKKLFRRRSFLNNLRHINDEAPPEQYFRLYKSSSASAEKPDPRNEPLQELYRLAKILFDFICPQEYGISDSEKLEIGLLTSLPLLKEIVQDLEEMQASNDAKSFFYFTKESHIYTLLNCIIEGGIETKISRSTIPELDYLSQICFELYESEVSPPAEGAPGDEPTFAYSIRITISPGCHVFDPLHVQLDSRHCIGCAPRRSLTPHLDWLQVIKTLRAKFNQVKLPKTFLAINLSDAFSFEEIDKQGSDQEGAGELLEMKSVSTKEATPADAGLDASESCAVADDEDEAPPAAAAAAAPSQSTS, from the exons ATGGACCCCTTGAGCGCCTCTGGCTCAtcggccattgctgctgaagaggctcCGCAGCAACCGCAATCGCCCTCGTACGAACCCAGTGCGGCCAATTCCTCGCCGTCGACGTTGCCGTCCCAACCTTCGAGGCACTCCCGCAGCGTCTCCGTCTCGTCCTTCACGGGGTCAGTCAGCAGCAGGAAGAGCCGCTACGCCGAGCCGGGCGCCTCCGATATCCACGCCGAGCGATCCAGCTTTTCCAGCAGCCTTCACTCGGCCAATCCTCTGCGAGGCGGTCGATCGTGGCCGTATAGTCGACGACACTCTGCCGCTTCTGAGGCCTTGACTGAGGAGCTCTATCTGGGcgagtcgcagcagcagctcttcgacGACGATACTCCTCGGATGCGTCCCAACCCCGATTCTGCGGGCAACCACTCGGCCCTCCCCGAACCCGCCCTGACCACGAGATCGTCCTTTTCCGATTCGTATTCGGTCCAATCCAAACGTCTGTCGGGAACATCGCTATACTCGTTGGCCTCCGCGCGTGGTGTGATTGTCGGTCCTTCTCAATCTAATCGAGCCTCCGAGCAAGGCGAGCCTCCGCGGTCGGTCCAGGGCCTGATGTCGTCTACAAAAGGGTCGGCGTCGGCCCAGCCAGAGGCCGCAGTGTCCAATGTGACCGTGACAACCTCTTCGGCCAACCAATCCGGACATGCGTCTCCTAGCAATCACAGCCTGGCGGCCAGAGACTCGCAGGCGCACGATCTTGTCAGGCGAAACCAGCGTTCCGAAACCATGCGAAGCAGCCAACCCGATCGCTCTCGGAGTAGAGCAAAGAGACGATTCAGCGGGAGCACCGCATATAGTAGCCAGAGCCCTAGCAGCGAACGAGGACCTCATTatcgagagaaagaagaag CCAAACCGGCTCCTCTAGGTATTATCGGCATATGCGCCCTCGACATCAAAGCCAGAAGCAAGCCAAGCAGGAATATTCTAAATCGCCTCATCGCAAACCGCGAGTTCGATGTCGTTGTTTTCGGCGACAAGACGATTCTTGATGAAG AAGTTGAAAATTGGCCCATGTG TGACTACCTAATATCCTTTTATTCTGATGGATTTCCCCTCGAGAAGGCCATCGCCTATATAAAGACGAGAAAACCCTTCTGCGTCAACGATGTGCCCATGCAAAAGATCCTTTGGGACCGCCGTGCATGCTTGCGTCTGCTAGACAAGATCCAAGTTCGAACACCAAACCGCCTCGAGGTCACACGAGACGGTGGACCAGAGGTTCTCAGCCCAGAAATGACGAAATACATCAAGGAGATATCAGGCGTGAGCTTGGAGCCCGCCGACCCCGAAAATACCTTGCCGCCAAAAAAGGTCGAGCTAATAGATGACGGCGACGTCCTCAGTGTCGATGGCGCACTCCTCAAGAAGCCCTTTGTAGAGAAGCCCATCAGCGGCGAGGATCATAACATCATTATATATTTCCCAAAGAGCTCAGGGGGAGGAGGACGAAGGCTGTTCCGAAAAGTTGGAAACAAGAGCTCGGAATATGTTCCCGACTTGAATATCCCCAGGGCGATTACCGAGCCTGAAGGCAGCTACATCTACGAAAGCTTTATGGAAGTCGACAATGCCGAGGATGTCAAGGCGTATACCGTTGGTCCTCAGTATTGTCATGCGGAAACTCGCAAGTCGCCCGTTGTCGATGGTATCGTTCGGCGAAACACGCACGGAAAAGAGCTGCGCTACGTTACTAGCCTGAGTACCGAGGAAAGGGAGGTAGCGCGCAAGATCTCGACTGCTTTTGGGCAAAGAGTCTGCGGCTTTGACTTACTGAGAGCCTCTGGGAAGAGCTATGTCATCGACGTCAACGGCTGGAGCTTTGTCAAGGATAATGAGGACTACTACGAGCATTGCGCCAGCATTCTTAAAGATGTTTTCATCAAGGAACGGCTTCGTCGTGGCATCACATCACCGCCAGTTGCTTCTCCcgccccttcttcttcagaagcCGACCCTATCGCAAGAGCAGGGCAGACGATTGAGCAAGGAGGCTCCAGCACCACTGCTGCGCAACCCATACCCGTGGCAAAACAGAGCAACCGCTCATCGCAGGCTGAGCAGGCCGACCAAGCCGAATCAGCGATTGCTCCTAGCAACACAGCGTCGCCTACCATACAAAGCACGCGGACGTCCGTTGGTCAGAGCACAGCAGGCAGCCCTTTGATGCCACAGCCATTGCCACCGCCAGCCGCAGACATTACGTCGCCGAGTGTCTTGTCGACGACTCCTGCGTCTAGCAAGGATGCATCACAGTCTCCCGCCGGCGCCTTGgcgcaggaagaggaagaggctgagCCGTCaccccctcctccacctcctccaaaGCATTCGTGGAAGTTGAAAGGAATGGTTTCGGTAATCAGACATGCGGACAGGACTCCCAAGCAAAagtataagtttactttccATACTGAGCCTTTCATCGATCTTCTCAAGGGCCACCAAGAAGAGGTGCTGCTCATCGGAGAGCCAGCCTTGGCGAGCGTGATACAAGCCGTAGACGTCGCTTACTTACAGGGCATCGAAGACAGGGAGAAGCTTAAATCTCTCCGAAACGTCCTGGTAAAGAAGGGAAGCTGGGCTGGAACCAAGGTACAGATCAAGCCCATGTTccgcaagaagaagccgctgcAAGTGCCGGAATCTGAGGAAGCTCCCATGGCAGCGAGCCAGACCGGGGAAAGCACTCCGCTAAATCCAGGAGGCGATACAGAGCCAACTCCTGAGGGGCGGTCATCAAAGAGGCATGATTCAGTTTCAGAAGTGACCATGTCGAAGTTTACCGCCGCCGAAGAAAGCCTTGTCCTCGACAAGCTTCAACTCATCGTCAAGTGGGGCGGAGAGCCTACGCACTCCGCGAGGTATCAGTCACAGGAGCTAGGAGAAAACATGCGTAACGACTTGATGCTACTCAACAGGGATATCCTCGACGAGGTCCATGTCTACAGCAGCTCCGAGAGGCGGGTTACGGCTAGCGCACAGATCTGGGCATGCTCATTTTTAGGCCAAAAGGAACTACCGGAAGACTTCATCACCATCCGCAAGGATCTTCTAGACGACTCCAATGCTGCCAAGGACGAAACGGACAAggtaaagaagaagctcaagggctTGCTCCGCGAAGGCAACGACCGCCCGGCGCAATTTGCCTGGCCTGAGAACATGCCTGAGCCGTCCGAGGTGCAGAACCGGGTGGTTCAGTTGATGAACTTCCATCGCCGGGTTATGCAGTACAACTACGGCAAACTGTACCCCAGCAACGCCGCCACATCTCTCGGTGCCATCTCCAACCCAAGCAGCGAGAAGCTCAATGGCGAGGGATCCAGCACGTCGTTGTCGTCAGCACTATCACAGGCTAATGCAGTGAACAACATTCAACCCAGGTGGTGCTGCGGGGAAGACGCGGATCTCTTCCGGGAGAGGTGGGAGAAGCTGTTTACGGAGTTCTGTGACGCGGAGAAGGTTGATCCCAGCAAGATCTCTGAGCTCTACGACACGATGAAGTTTGACGCCCTGCACAACAGGCAGTTCTTGGAATGGGTCTTCACCCCTCCAAGGAGTATGCTTGAAGAGGAATACGGAGTCAAGGATGGTAAGACCGCAAAGGATAGCGAGGAAGCCAAGACAGCGGTGGCAGACGATGGCAAGACAAGCTCAGGGACCTCCCCTGACAACTCGGACAAGACAGAAGGCTCCAGCCGATCGGCAACCGTGAAGAAGCTATTCCGGCGACGATCTTTCCTCAACAACCTTCGCCACATTAACGACGAGGCGCCGCCGGAGCAGTACTTTAGGCTGtacaagagcagcagcgcctcggCGGAGAAGCCAGACCCGCGGAACGAGCCGCTGCAGGAGCTCTACCGGCTAGCCAAGATCCTCTTCGACTTCATCTGCCCCCAGGAGTACGGCATCTCGGATAGCGAGAAGCTGGAAATCGGCCTGCTGACGTCCCTGCCGCTGCTCAAGGAGATTGTCCAGGACCTGGAGGAGATGCAGGCCTCCAACGACGCAAAatccttcttctacttcaCCAAGGAGTCGCACATCTACACCCTGCTCAACTGCATCATTGAGGGCGGCATCGAGACGAAAATCAGCCGGAGCACCATCCCAGAGCTCGACTACCTCTCGCAGATTTGCTTCGAGCTGTACGAGTCGGAAGTCAGCCCGCCCGCGGAGGGCGCTCCGGGCGACGAGCCCACTTTTGCTTATAGCATTCGCATCACAATCAGCCCTGGGTGCCATGTCTTTGACCCCTTGCACGTCCAGCTGGATAGCCGGCACTGCATCGGATGCGCGCCGCGGCGCAGTCTCACGCCCCATCTAGATTGGCTGCAAGTGATCAAGACGCTACGTGCCAAGTTCAACCA ggtCAAGCTGCCAAAGACTTTCCTAGCCATCAATTTGTCAGATGCCTTCAGCTTTGAAGAAATCGACAAACAAGGCAGCGACCAAGAAGGAGCAGGAGAGCTCCTGGAGATGAAATCGGTCTCCACAAAGGAAGCAACGCCCGCAGATGCCGGCCTCGATGCGAGCGAAAGCTGCGCAGTcgccgatgacgaggacgaagctcctcctgctgctgctgctgcggctgctccTAGCCAATCAACTAGCTAA
- a CDS encoding uncharacterized protein (TransMembrane:2 (i147-164o176-194i)~EggNog:ENOG41): MEEAHRFVGGVRELDLANYGSVPVVDRVNIVQGLRTSAAFFTFLRANLALSASAPSSPVSSHAPTPHLEPYSHHQFPFPPSPSPLSSSTSFSDLHSDANADTAYYDPLDDIPPLSLEPLLTYDDKIAGLNLIADSIAQMKQRAARSLVFHPLCLTLLFTAWAGVSRWAYVPSSGDPSLALLLSCGVAMVYLTAIRYSTEGYVKLAENMRWSWLEGPESIEGDLVIGARYGGALIGALILRLEPRFSPASSIGGKRRNRSRSVSFRGGKGVIRAWTTRLRYRGKGIGRDLLDGAIRIVKDRCGKDAEVGFAQEHANSTMLLPAFFNGAFRRDEVRAAKALEKALEEWESSKKKKR; encoded by the exons ATGGAGGAAGCACATCGTTTCGTGGGTGGTGTTCGCGAGCTGGATCTCGCCAACTACGGATCTGTCCCTGTGGTAGACAGAGTTAATATTGTGCAAGGCCTGAGGACCAGTGCAG CATTCTTCACATTCTTACGCGCAAATCTAGCTCTCAGCGCAAGCGCACCCTCTTCACCCGTCTCCTCGCACGCGCCAACACCACATCTCGAGCCATATTCACACCACCAGTTCCCGTTTCCGCCATCTCCTTCGCCTCTCAGTTCCTCGACCTCCTTCTCCGACTTACACTCCGACGCCAACGCCGACACCGCCTACTATGACCCTCTCGACGATATCCCCCCGCTATCTCTCGAGCCTCTACTCACGTACGACGACAAGATCGCCGGCCTGAACCTCATTGCAGACTCTATTGCTCAGATGAAGCAACGAGCGGCCCGATCTTTGGTTTTCCACCCGCTGTGCTTGACGCTCCTGTTCACCGCATGGGCTGGTGTCTCTCGATGGGCTTATGTGCCCTCATCTGGGGATCCTAGCCtggctctcctcctctcctgtGGCGTAGCTATGGTTTATCTCACAGCTATACGCTATTCCACAGAAGGCTATGTGAAACTAGCAGAGAACATGCGATGGTCATGGCTTGAGGGACCTGAAAGTATCGAGGGAGACCTTGTTATCGGCGCTCGTTATGGTGGCGCCTTGATTGGAGCCCTCATTCTCAGGCTTGAGCCTCGCTTCTCTCCTGCGTCTTCCATTGGCGGAAAGCGCAGAAACAGAAGCAGGAGCGTGAGCTTCCGCGGAGGCAAAGGCGTCATCCGAGCCTGGACTACTCGCCTTCGCTATCGTGGAAAGGGCATCGGCAGAGACCTCCTCGACGGTGCCATCCGTATTGTCAAGGATCGCTGTGGGAAGGATGCCGAGGTGGGATTCGCACAGGAGCATGCCAACAGCAccatgctgctgccagccttCTTCAACGGAGCGTTTCGTCGAGATGAAGTGCGTGCTGCCAAGGCTCTAGAGAAGGCGCTGGAGGAGTGGGAGtcgagcaagaagaagaagaggtaa
- the SVF1 gene encoding Putative cell survival pathways protein (EggNog:ENOG41), whose product MFNWAKQQLANVAGTQEPIYGPTAIKSVAQEAKETGTPYSELTRADHKWLALDKTCVENQVFYFFAEDGTIAFVQVIYSNVAGLRVTCQFNAKIFSRDPAKPHLWCSNPLKNVAFNEERTSFYADDCAVELSEDGNSYTIKSMNDERALVNLKVTRAAPGFQAGKTGTTLFGTDLKDPWGQMRHAFWPRCTSEGTITTKDGDVNFKGQAIYIYALQGMKPHHAAATWNFANFQGPNHSAIMMEFTTPPSYGNTVVNVGAIVKDGELIAVSSENNKVTHKASKKDSANDWPEPTQVEFDWSASSKDGKPVKAVIDAALGDRVDRVDVMAEVPGFVKTIVKAAAGTKPYIYQYATKTTLKLKIGDEEISEDGQLFSEATFISDLAN is encoded by the exons ATGTTCAACTGGGCAAAGCAGCA GCTGGCCAACGTCGCCGGCACCCAAGAGCCCATCTATGGCCCGACAGCCATCAAGTCGGTCGCCCAGGAGGCAAAAGAGACCGGCACGCCGTATTCCGAGCTGACCAGAGCCGATCACAAGTGGCTGGCGCTGGACAAGACATGCGTCGAGAACCAAGTCTTTTACTTCTTCGCCGAGGACGGCACGATCGCCTTTGTCCAGGTCATCTATAGCAACGTTGC CGGCCTTCGAGTGACCTGCCAATTCAACGCCAAGATCTTCTCTCGCGATCCGGCCAAGCCGCACCTTTGGTGCTCAAACCCCCTAAAGAACGTCGCTTTCAACGAGGAAAGGACGTCCTTCTACGCCGACGACTGCGCCGTCGAGCTGTCCGAGGATGGCAACTCCTACACAATCAAGAGCATGAATGACGAGAGGGCCCTTGTCAACCTCAAGGTTACTCGGGCAGCACCCGGCTTCCAGGCCGGAAAGACGGGCACGACGCTGTTCGGCACAGACCTCAAGGACCCTTGGGGACAGATGCGCCACGCATTCTGGCCCCGCTGTACCTCTGAgggcaccatcaccaccaaggACGGCGATGTCAACTTCAAGGGCCAGGCCATCTACATCTACGCCCTGCAGGGCATGAAGCCGCACCACGCTGCTGCCACATGGAACTTTGCCAACTTCCAGGGCCCTAACCACTCTGCCATCATGATGGAGTTCACCACGCCTCCTTCTTACGGCAACACGGTTGTCAACGTCGGCGCCATCGTCAAGGATGGAGAGCTGATCGCCGTCAGTTCCGAGAACAACAAGGTCACGCACAAGGCCTCCAAGAAAGATTCTGCCAATGACTGGCCCGAGCCTACCCAGGTCGAATTCGACTGGTCAGCATCCAGCAAGGACGGCAAGCCGGTCAAGGCCGTTATTGATGCCGCCCTAGGCGATCGCGTCGACAGAGTTGACGTCATGGCCGAGGTGCCCGGATTCGTCAAGACCATTGTCAAGGCCGCTGCCGGAACGAAACCCTACATTTACCAG TACGCCACCAAGACGACCCTTAAACTCAAGATCGGCGATGAGGAGATTTCTGAAGACGGCCAGCTCTTCAGCGAGGCCACTTTTATTTCTGATCTCGCAaactaa